One stretch of Dyella jiangningensis DNA includes these proteins:
- a CDS encoding TorF family putative porin: MTSPRMPSAGSLRRRRHAGDRIGASSRSRRLALCFAACLPLAAHAQSSNVSGTVALSSQLVDRGQAVTPQTPVLQGALAWSFAKGWSLGASASVEARKPDRLAEALAQIARSWSLSPDWQMQANLVYYDYPGNPHARGFDRTEAGLGWIYRDVLTLGVSAIYPAGKTDHHLHGAADIGFHWPLPRHFALSAGLGVTQTAYSYYAYYGHGHGRYEYESHDTYSYGHAGLLWNNGPWRVEVDRVATSGLAHRHGYPDTAPWIATISWSF; encoded by the coding sequence ATGACCTCGCCTCGCATGCCGTCCGCAGGCTCGCTCCGACGTCGCCGCCATGCCGGTGATCGCATCGGCGCAAGCAGTCGCTCGCGTCGCCTGGCGCTGTGCTTCGCTGCCTGCCTGCCCCTCGCCGCCCACGCGCAATCGTCGAATGTAAGCGGCACCGTCGCGCTGAGTTCACAGCTGGTGGACCGCGGCCAGGCGGTGACACCGCAGACACCGGTGCTGCAGGGCGCGCTGGCCTGGTCGTTTGCGAAGGGCTGGTCACTGGGGGCCTCAGCCAGCGTGGAGGCGCGCAAGCCCGATCGCCTTGCCGAAGCGCTCGCCCAGATCGCGCGTTCCTGGTCGCTGTCGCCGGACTGGCAGATGCAGGCCAACCTCGTCTATTACGACTACCCCGGCAATCCGCACGCACGCGGCTTTGACCGCACCGAAGCCGGGCTGGGCTGGATCTACCGGGATGTGCTCACGCTGGGCGTGTCGGCCATCTACCCCGCGGGCAAGACCGACCACCATCTGCACGGCGCCGCCGATATCGGCTTCCATTGGCCCCTGCCCCGGCATTTTGCGTTGTCCGCGGGCCTGGGCGTGACCCAGACCGCCTACAGCTACTACGCGTACTATGGGCACGGCCATGGGCGCTACGAATACGAAAGCCACGACACCTACAGCTACGGCCATGCCGGCCTGCTCTGGAACAACGGTCCCTGGCGCGTGGAGGTGGACCGCGTGGCGACTTCCGGGCTCGCGCACCGGCACGGCTATCCGGATACGGCGCCGTGGATCGCGACGATCTCATGGTCGTTTTGA
- a CDS encoding sugar 3,4-ketoisomerase yields MDIERIQLQQHGDNRGMLIALEKDRNVPFEIRRVYYLFATKCDVHRGMHAHRNLNQLAVTVRGSVTFLLDDGSGPCEVVLNDPSQGLLLRRMVWREMYDFTEDCVLMVLADQLYDPADYITDYALFLHEVGHAYQGDMAACQGG; encoded by the coding sequence ATGGACATCGAACGAATCCAGTTGCAGCAGCATGGCGACAACCGCGGCATGCTCATCGCGTTGGAAAAGGATCGCAACGTGCCGTTCGAGATCCGGCGCGTGTATTACCTGTTCGCCACCAAGTGCGACGTCCATCGCGGCATGCACGCGCATCGCAACCTCAACCAGCTGGCGGTGACGGTGCGCGGCTCGGTCACCTTCCTGCTCGACGACGGCAGCGGTCCGTGTGAAGTCGTGCTCAACGATCCATCGCAGGGCCTTCTGCTGCGCCGCATGGTGTGGCGCGAGATGTACGACTTCACCGAGGACTGCGTGCTGATGGTGCTGGCCGACCAGCTGTACGACCCGGCCGATTACATCACCGACTACGCGCTGTTCCTGCACGAGGTAGGACACGCCTACCAGGGAGACATGGCGGCATGCCAAGGCGGTTAG
- a CDS encoding acetyltransferase, which translates to MPRRLVLIGAGELALIACEYFQHDSDYDVVAFSVDREYVQQPTLAERPVVPYEELETHYPPSDYDAFVAIPSSQLNRLRTRFYQDAKAKGYRFATYVSSHTFVWRNAEIGENSFIFENNVIQPFVRIGNNCILWSGNHVGHRTVIRDNVFVASHAVISGYCDIGENSFIGVNTTFNDHVKVAQDNVIGSGALVTRDTEAGRVYVGSPARAVPDRSSFDVRL; encoded by the coding sequence ATGCCAAGGCGGTTAGTGCTCATCGGCGCGGGTGAGCTGGCGCTGATCGCCTGCGAATACTTCCAGCATGACAGCGACTACGACGTGGTCGCCTTCAGCGTCGACCGCGAATACGTGCAACAGCCGACGCTGGCCGAGCGGCCCGTGGTTCCGTACGAAGAACTGGAAACGCATTACCCGCCGTCGGACTACGACGCATTCGTGGCCATTCCTTCCAGCCAGCTCAACCGGCTGCGCACGCGCTTCTACCAGGACGCCAAGGCGAAGGGATACCGCTTCGCCACTTACGTCAGCTCGCACACTTTCGTATGGCGCAATGCGGAGATCGGCGAGAACAGCTTCATCTTCGAGAACAACGTCATCCAGCCGTTCGTGCGCATCGGCAACAACTGCATCCTGTGGAGCGGCAACCACGTCGGCCATCGCACGGTGATCCGCGACAACGTGTTCGTCGCCTCCCACGCGGTGATCTCCGGCTACTGCGACATCGGCGAGAACAGCTTCATCGGCGTCAACACCACCTTCAACGATCACGTGAAAGTCGCGCAGGACAATGTGATCGGCTCCGGCGCGCTGGTGACGCGCGATACGGAAGCCGGGCGGGTCTATGTCGGTTCGCCCGCGCGCGCGGTGCCCGATCGATCCAGCTTCGACGTGAGGCTTTGA
- a CDS encoding GNAT family N-acetyltransferase produces the protein MLAVRPYRPTDAATWDTVVAESRNGVLLHRRAYMDYHADRFTDGSLIVERNGVAVAVLPANVQGGTAVSHGGLTYGGLISTSALRAESTLEVFGKIAGFYRSNGIDRLIYKAVPHIFHGYPAEEDLYALHRSGARLRRRDIASVIALREPFRFTDERRRAVNKARDAGIHVQSNADPASFHALLTEVLRRHDAVPTHRLDELRLLQSRFPEHIVLYEARRDDELLAGAVLYDFGRVVHTQYLAASEEGRRLNALSLLLAELIDRYAGRHYFSFGISTEQEGQVLNGGLVAQKEYFGARGIAHDFYEWVL, from the coding sequence ATGCTCGCGGTTAGGCCGTACAGGCCCACCGATGCGGCCACCTGGGACACGGTGGTCGCCGAGTCGAGAAACGGCGTGCTGCTGCATCGGCGCGCTTACATGGACTACCACGCGGATCGCTTCACCGATGGCTCCCTCATCGTCGAACGCAACGGCGTCGCCGTGGCGGTGCTTCCCGCCAACGTGCAGGGCGGCACGGCGGTGAGCCATGGCGGGCTCACCTATGGTGGGCTGATCTCCACCAGCGCCTTACGCGCGGAATCGACGCTGGAGGTGTTCGGGAAGATCGCCGGGTTCTATCGTTCGAACGGCATCGACAGGCTGATCTACAAGGCGGTGCCGCATATCTTCCACGGTTATCCCGCCGAGGAAGACCTGTATGCGCTGCATCGGTCCGGCGCGCGCTTGAGGCGACGTGATATCGCATCGGTGATTGCGCTGCGGGAGCCCTTCCGCTTCACCGACGAGCGCAGGCGCGCAGTGAACAAGGCGCGCGACGCCGGTATTCATGTCCAGTCGAACGCCGATCCGGCGAGCTTCCATGCCCTGCTGACGGAGGTGCTGCGCAGGCATGACGCCGTGCCCACCCATCGGCTGGACGAGCTGCGCCTGCTGCAGTCGCGCTTCCCGGAACACATCGTGCTTTACGAGGCGCGGCGCGACGACGAATTGCTTGCCGGCGCCGTGCTCTACGACTTCGGACGCGTCGTGCATACCCAGTATCTCGCCGCCTCGGAAGAAGGGCGACGGCTGAATGCGCTCAGCCTGCTGCTGGCGGAACTCATCGATCGCTATGCGGGGCGCCATTATTTCTCCTTCGGGATCTCCACCGAGCAGGAGGGCCAGGTGCTCAACGGCGGCCTGGTCGCGCAGAAGGAGTACTTCGGCGCGCGCGGCATCGCGCACGATTTCTACGAGTGGGTGCTCTGA
- a CDS encoding DegT/DnrJ/EryC1/StrS family aminotransferase — MGVCFLSARDMNARHADELKAAAARVIDSGWYILGEEVAAFEREFAAYCGVRHAVGVGNGLDALSLILRGYKELGLLREGDEVIVPGNTFIASFLAITENRLVPVPVEPDPTTFNLDPARVEDAIGPRTRAVMAVHLYGQLADMAALSALARQHGLLLVEDAAQAHGASSAGRKAGAWGDAAGFSFFPTKNLGALGDGGAVVTDDDALARRVATLRNYGSETKYHHACQGINSRLDEMQAAMLRVKLKYLDEDIALRRAVARRYLAAIRHPEVLLPTVLDEERHAWHLFVVRSDRRDALQRHLQHHGVQSQVHYPVPPHLQPAYPRLHDVRLPLTERLHREVLSLPMGPTLDEDAVHQVIDACLAFGGAA; from the coding sequence ATGGGCGTTTGCTTTCTCAGCGCCAGGGACATGAACGCCCGGCACGCGGACGAGCTGAAGGCCGCGGCGGCCCGGGTGATCGATTCAGGCTGGTACATCCTCGGCGAGGAGGTGGCCGCCTTCGAGCGCGAATTTGCCGCCTATTGCGGCGTGCGTCATGCCGTGGGCGTGGGCAACGGACTCGACGCGCTGTCGCTGATCCTGCGCGGCTACAAGGAACTCGGCCTCTTGCGTGAGGGCGACGAAGTCATCGTGCCGGGCAATACCTTCATCGCCAGCTTCCTGGCGATCACCGAGAACCGGCTGGTGCCCGTGCCCGTCGAGCCGGATCCGACGACGTTCAACCTCGATCCCGCGCGCGTGGAGGACGCCATCGGGCCGCGTACGCGCGCCGTCATGGCGGTGCATCTGTACGGCCAGCTCGCTGACATGGCCGCGCTGTCCGCGCTGGCGCGGCAGCACGGGCTGCTGCTGGTCGAAGATGCCGCGCAGGCGCATGGCGCGAGCAGTGCGGGACGCAAGGCCGGCGCCTGGGGCGACGCGGCGGGCTTCAGCTTCTTCCCCACCAAGAACCTGGGGGCGCTGGGCGACGGCGGCGCCGTCGTCACCGACGACGACGCCCTTGCCAGGCGTGTCGCCACGCTGCGCAACTATGGTTCCGAGACGAAATACCACCACGCCTGCCAGGGCATCAATTCGCGGCTCGACGAGATGCAGGCCGCGATGCTCCGGGTCAAGCTGAAGTACCTGGACGAGGACATCGCCCTTCGTCGTGCGGTGGCGCGCCGTTACCTGGCGGCCATCCGGCATCCGGAGGTGCTGCTTCCTACCGTGCTCGACGAAGAACGCCACGCCTGGCACCTGTTCGTGGTGCGCAGCGATCGACGCGATGCCTTGCAGCGGCACCTGCAGCACCATGGCGTGCAGAGCCAGGTCCATTATCCGGTGCCGCCGCACCTGCAGCCGGCCTATCCGCGGCTGCATGACGTGCGGCTGCCGCTGACCGAACGCCTGCACCGCGAAGTGCTCAGCCTGCCCATGGGGCCGACGCTGGACGAGGACGCCGTCCATCAGGTGATCGACGCCTGCCTGGCGTTCGGGGGCGCGGCATGA
- a CDS encoding O-antigen translocase, which yields MNLMRASVYTAASTAARLLAGLVVIKLVAWFAGPEGVGRLGQFMSLMSLLAVLAGGGISAGIVKYVAEYRDDPQRLQRLLGAALWYALGASLLMGVVTLLFSVPLARWLLGDGRYADLIRILAVAQLGIALANYVLAVINGFMDVRRLALVQIAGSVLNVALVAWLSHWLQLYGALLALVLGQTLWLAVGVPAWWRSPYFQRGMLRLRFDREMIGRLAGFSVMTLTAALLSPLVNIAVRDHLAAQFGWEQVGYWQAVSKVSDAYLLFITTAINVYYLPKLASIDDRALLALEIRNAYRFLLPLVVLLALAIFIARGWVTALLFSEGFAPANVLYGPQLAGDVIKIASFVLSYLMLAKAMTRLFVASECVFAASYLGLVYLFTASFGLVGAVYAFAANYTLYFLFNAWVARRFLGGLGQWSPQYP from the coding sequence ATGAACCTCATGCGGGCCAGTGTCTACACCGCCGCGTCCACTGCGGCGCGCCTGCTCGCCGGCCTGGTGGTGATCAAGCTGGTGGCGTGGTTCGCGGGACCCGAAGGCGTGGGCAGGCTGGGCCAGTTCATGAGCCTGATGTCGCTGCTCGCCGTGCTCGCCGGCGGTGGCATCAGCGCGGGCATCGTGAAGTACGTGGCGGAGTACCGCGACGACCCGCAGCGCCTGCAGCGCCTGCTCGGCGCCGCCCTGTGGTACGCACTTGGCGCGTCGTTGCTGATGGGCGTGGTCACGTTGCTCTTCAGCGTGCCGCTGGCGCGCTGGCTGCTTGGCGATGGGCGCTATGCGGATCTCATCCGCATCCTCGCCGTTGCGCAGCTGGGCATCGCGCTGGCCAACTACGTGCTGGCAGTGATCAACGGCTTCATGGACGTGCGTCGCCTGGCGCTGGTGCAGATCGCCGGGTCGGTGCTCAACGTGGCGCTGGTGGCGTGGCTGTCGCACTGGCTGCAGCTGTACGGCGCGCTGCTGGCGCTGGTGCTGGGGCAGACGCTATGGCTTGCCGTGGGCGTGCCGGCCTGGTGGCGCAGCCCGTATTTCCAGCGCGGCATGCTGCGCCTGCGATTCGACCGGGAGATGATCGGTCGCCTTGCCGGTTTCTCGGTGATGACGCTCACCGCGGCCCTGCTGTCGCCGTTGGTGAACATCGCGGTGCGCGATCATCTCGCTGCCCAGTTCGGATGGGAACAGGTGGGTTACTGGCAGGCGGTGAGCAAGGTGTCGGATGCCTACCTGCTGTTCATCACCACGGCCATCAACGTCTATTACCTGCCCAAGCTCGCCTCGATCGACGATCGCGCGCTGCTCGCCCTGGAAATACGCAACGCCTACCGCTTTTTGCTTCCGCTGGTGGTGCTGCTCGCCCTTGCGATCTTCATCGCGCGAGGCTGGGTGACCGCGTTGCTCTTCAGCGAGGGGTTCGCACCCGCCAATGTTCTGTACGGTCCGCAACTGGCGGGCGACGTGATCAAGATCGCGTCGTTCGTCCTCTCCTACCTGATGCTGGCGAAGGCGATGACACGCCTGTTCGTCGCGTCCGAATGCGTGTTTGCGGCCAGCTACCTCGGGCTGGTGTACCTGTTCACGGCGAGCTTTGGCCTGGTCGGCGCGGTGTACGCCTTCGCGGCCAACTACACGCTGTATTTCCTGTTCAACGCGTGGGTCGCGCGCCGCTTCCTGGGAGGGCTGGGCCAATGGTCGCCGCAATACCCATGA
- a CDS encoding glycosyltransferase: MVAAIPMSAPALPLVSVLIPAFNHERFIERCLDSVLEDPYPAKELVIIDDGSTDGTAARIDAWIARHRHEIPVEYVYRDNRGIAATLNELAARARGEFLRLGASDDYLLPGGLAAMVDYLSAHARKWAVIGDSMVVDQDGRKLHESGMRDLHRADKRLYASDEGIRLAVITQWAIGGPVALVRKRALETVAGWSESLRIDDWDFFLRLAAHDAIGFIDVNVCAYRIHGTNLSRTRDGRARVLNLLEAQNVAMRRECLFQEPYRTLLRAQSHYLGAKIAFLQRRFASVAVHMVVYLSLVATSRIKLRTALHLAEGA; the protein is encoded by the coding sequence ATGGTCGCCGCAATACCCATGAGCGCACCGGCGCTGCCGCTGGTTTCCGTGCTCATCCCGGCGTTCAACCACGAGCGCTTCATCGAACGCTGCCTGGACAGCGTGCTGGAGGACCCGTATCCGGCCAAGGAGCTCGTCATCATCGACGATGGCTCCACGGACGGCACGGCGGCGCGGATCGATGCGTGGATAGCGCGGCATCGGCACGAGATTCCGGTGGAATACGTGTACCGTGACAATCGCGGCATCGCGGCCACCTTGAACGAACTGGCCGCGCGTGCGCGGGGCGAGTTCCTGCGCCTGGGCGCCAGCGATGACTACCTGCTGCCCGGCGGACTGGCGGCCATGGTGGACTACCTGTCGGCGCATGCGCGCAAGTGGGCGGTGATCGGCGATTCGATGGTGGTCGACCAGGACGGACGCAAGCTGCACGAGAGCGGCATGCGCGACCTGCATCGTGCCGACAAGCGACTTTACGCGTCGGACGAAGGCATCCGCCTGGCGGTCATCACCCAATGGGCGATCGGCGGGCCGGTGGCGCTGGTGCGCAAGCGCGCACTGGAAACCGTGGCCGGATGGAGCGAAAGCCTGCGCATCGACGACTGGGATTTCTTCCTGCGGCTGGCGGCCCACGATGCCATCGGCTTCATCGACGTCAACGTCTGCGCCTATCGCATCCACGGCACCAACCTGAGCCGCACGCGCGACGGCAGGGCGAGGGTGCTCAACCTGCTCGAAGCGCAGAACGTCGCGATGCGGCGCGAATGCCTGTTCCAGGAGCCGTACCGCACCCTGCTGAGGGCGCAGTCGCACTACCTGGGCGCGAAGATCGCGTTCCTGCAGCGGCGGTTCGCTTCGGTGGCCGTCCACATGGTGGTGTACCTGTCGCTGGTGGCGACCTCGCGGATCAAGTTGCGCACGGCGCTGCACCTGGCGGAGGGCGCATGA
- a CDS encoding Wzz/FepE/Etk N-terminal domain-containing protein: MNFKEPTTMERDEIYLIDMWRILVREWKWCLAVLVVVLAVTYAFAHLVRRQWEASAWILIGQVGQVPPGQDPKVEPIARVLERLQTAAFQDEVTTSLGLAHDSRTAQLYRKSMKLEPLPYAGPMVRVNVRGDSPAQARQLAEATVARLRAVHRDMESTPLSLAHGRLDEVKAELKEAIADRDRLVQAAGKDEASGKGASLASVMLASRNEDIRNLQMQQSDLVTRLSASFTYETSLPWPVYVPERQAFPNPVLTYGIGLLAGLGLGVFAGVARNAARRRA; the protein is encoded by the coding sequence ATGAACTTCAAAGAGCCGACGACCATGGAAAGAGACGAGATCTACCTGATCGACATGTGGCGCATCCTGGTCCGCGAATGGAAGTGGTGCCTGGCCGTGCTGGTGGTGGTGCTGGCCGTCACGTATGCGTTCGCGCATCTGGTGCGGCGGCAATGGGAGGCGTCGGCCTGGATACTGATCGGGCAGGTAGGGCAGGTGCCGCCGGGGCAGGACCCCAAGGTGGAGCCGATCGCGCGCGTGCTGGAACGCTTGCAGACGGCGGCCTTCCAGGACGAGGTCACGACGAGCCTCGGCCTGGCGCACGATTCGCGCACGGCGCAGCTCTACCGCAAGAGCATGAAGCTCGAACCCTTGCCGTACGCCGGGCCGATGGTGAGGGTGAACGTGCGCGGCGATTCGCCTGCCCAGGCGCGCCAGCTTGCCGAGGCGACGGTAGCGCGCCTGCGTGCCGTGCATCGGGACATGGAATCCACGCCGCTGTCGCTGGCGCATGGCCGCCTGGACGAAGTAAAGGCGGAGCTGAAGGAAGCCATCGCCGATCGCGACCGCCTGGTGCAGGCTGCCGGCAAGGACGAGGCGAGCGGGAAGGGCGCGTCATTGGCCAGCGTGATGCTGGCCAGTCGCAACGAGGACATCCGCAACCTGCAGATGCAGCAGAGCGATCTGGTGACGCGCCTGAGCGCCAGTTTCACCTACGAGACGTCGTTGCCCTGGCCCGTCTACGTGCCGGAGCGACAGGCGTTTCCCAATCCCGTGCTGACCTACGGCATCGGCCTGCTGGCGGGACTCGGGCTGGGTGTTTTCGCCGGTGTCGCGCGGAACGCCGCGCGGCGCAGGGCATAG
- a CDS encoding class I SAM-dependent methyltransferase — translation MERGSDWTSSLDEGQLLDTQHAFDSVAADYDGPRGNNELIQRMRVSLWETVLEKVPVGSDLLDLGCGTGIDAIEFARCGYQVTATDWSPQMVGRTRSRAAVAGMESRVTATHLGIHQLGQLQEQFDGIYSNFGPLNCVPDMPAVAGECARLLRPGGHLVFSVIGRICPWEVLHYVSRGRFRRAGVRASRGATAVGMNRHTIWTYYYLPREFYRAFAEHFTLESYRALSLFLPPPYLVDYYRRHRRWCERLGRLDDRLGGWPLLREMGDHFLIVMRRR, via the coding sequence ATGGAGCGCGGGAGCGATTGGACTTCATCGCTGGATGAAGGCCAGCTGCTCGATACCCAGCATGCCTTCGACAGCGTGGCCGCCGACTACGATGGCCCTCGCGGGAACAATGAGCTGATCCAACGCATGCGCGTGTCGCTGTGGGAAACCGTGCTGGAGAAGGTTCCGGTGGGTTCGGACCTGCTGGACCTGGGCTGCGGCACCGGCATCGACGCCATCGAATTTGCACGTTGTGGTTACCAGGTGACCGCCACCGACTGGTCCCCTCAGATGGTCGGGCGCACGAGGTCGCGTGCCGCCGTCGCGGGAATGGAATCCCGCGTGACGGCTACGCATCTCGGCATCCATCAGCTCGGCCAACTCCAGGAGCAGTTCGACGGCATCTACTCGAATTTCGGGCCCCTCAATTGCGTTCCCGACATGCCAGCCGTGGCGGGTGAATGCGCTCGACTGCTCAGGCCCGGCGGTCACCTGGTCTTTTCCGTCATCGGTCGCATCTGTCCGTGGGAGGTGCTGCATTACGTCTCGCGCGGCCGCTTCAGGCGCGCGGGTGTACGCGCCAGCCGCGGCGCCACGGCCGTGGGCATGAACCGCCACACGATCTGGACCTACTACTACCTGCCGCGCGAGTTCTATCGCGCGTTCGCCGAACACTTCACGCTGGAAAGCTACCGCGCGCTCAGCCTGTTCCTGCCGCCGCCGTACCTGGTGGACTACTACCGCCGGCATCGCCGCTGGTGCGAACGGCTGGGCAGGCTGGACGACCGCCTCGGCGGATGGCCCTTGCTGCGCGAGATGGGCGATCACTTCCTCATCGTGATGCGGCGCCGGTGA
- a CDS encoding amidohydrolase family protein encodes MDAMPPSPSVRLHHAGTVLPDGVSRAPLSTRCGRVATSSAPGAYRIDLRDHLVFPGLINAHDHLQVNAVPPLAHGAPFANSYAWIEAFQPHFDDAQVVAALRHPKALRLWQGALKNLLAGTTCVAHHDPWHPALDADGFPVALVRDAGWSYALGWPQYGPPPQRSHAETSPEQPWMIHLAEGTDEVAQSELAALDAMGCLASNSVLVHGVGLRECDIERIIDVGAAVVWCPSSNLALLGATLDPQRLRRLHRAGCLALGTDSRLSGARDLLEEMRVALVQSSLTPRDVLALATTEAARILRLGVRGSLLPGAPADMVIVEDLGGDEAGCLLGLERSEIRAVVRDGVPRIADPDFAEWFDVAGVATVPVMLDGRPKLLARELADAALLAIEPGLELAIAAEGHDAGLRREAQR; translated from the coding sequence GTGGACGCCATGCCGCCATCGCCGAGCGTTCGCCTTCATCATGCGGGCACCGTGCTGCCGGACGGCGTATCGCGCGCGCCGTTGTCCACGCGATGCGGCCGCGTGGCGACCTCGTCGGCGCCCGGCGCCTACCGGATCGATCTGCGCGACCACCTGGTTTTTCCCGGGCTGATCAACGCGCATGACCACCTGCAGGTGAACGCGGTGCCTCCGCTGGCGCATGGCGCGCCATTCGCCAACAGTTATGCGTGGATCGAGGCGTTCCAGCCCCATTTCGACGATGCGCAGGTCGTCGCCGCCCTGCGTCATCCCAAGGCGCTGCGCCTTTGGCAGGGTGCGCTGAAGAACCTTTTGGCCGGCACCACCTGCGTGGCGCACCATGACCCCTGGCATCCGGCATTGGATGCCGACGGTTTTCCCGTGGCGCTGGTACGCGATGCCGGCTGGAGCTATGCCCTCGGCTGGCCGCAATACGGTCCGCCCCCGCAGCGCAGTCACGCGGAGACCTCGCCGGAACAACCATGGATGATCCATCTGGCGGAAGGCACCGATGAGGTGGCGCAGTCGGAACTGGCTGCGCTGGACGCGATGGGATGCCTGGCGTCGAACAGCGTGCTGGTCCACGGCGTCGGCCTGCGCGAGTGCGACATCGAACGGATCATCGACGTCGGCGCTGCCGTGGTGTGGTGTCCGTCGAGCAACCTGGCCCTGCTGGGCGCAACGCTCGATCCGCAGCGACTTCGTCGACTGCATCGTGCTGGATGCCTTGCGCTGGGAACCGACTCGCGCCTGAGCGGTGCGCGCGACCTGCTGGAAGAGATGCGCGTCGCGCTGGTCCAGTCGTCGCTCACGCCACGGGACGTGCTGGCGCTGGCGACCACGGAAGCCGCGCGCATCCTGCGTCTCGGCGTGCGAGGCAGCCTGCTGCCCGGCGCGCCGGCCGACATGGTGATCGTGGAAGACCTGGGTGGCGACGAAGCGGGCTGCCTGCTGGGCCTGGAGCGCAGCGAGATACGTGCCGTGGTACGCGACGGCGTGCCGCGCATCGCCGATCCCGATTTCGCCGAATGGTTCGACGTCGCCGGCGTCGCGACGGTGCCCGTGATGCTCGATGGACGTCCGAAACTGCTGGCACGGGAGCTGGCGGACGCGGCGCTGCTGGCGATCGAGCCGGGGCTGGAGCTTGCCATCGCCGCCGAAGGCCACGATGCCGGGCTTCGCAGGGAGGCGCAGCGGTGA
- a CDS encoding class I SAM-dependent methyltransferase, which translates to MSRPPILDPLEAYALWAPHYPAHAHNPVMQAEQRAMLGLMPGDLDGYSVLDAGCGSGRYVLHALHRGATRVTGVDASSAMLDRASEELAGAQGHATVELVQGDVTHLPMPNAWADLTLSGLVLGHLDNLESALAELRRVTRPGGLLLCSDVHPVGHALGWLRDFRSGGQRYAVRHTTHLYSHWHAACAALGLEIEHVLEPMLDPADIPKGAHFDPLALEVPVAIVFQLRRTP; encoded by the coding sequence ATGTCGCGTCCGCCGATACTCGATCCGCTCGAAGCCTATGCGCTGTGGGCGCCCCATTATCCGGCGCACGCGCACAACCCGGTGATGCAGGCCGAGCAACGCGCCATGCTCGGCCTCATGCCGGGGGATCTCGACGGCTATTCGGTGCTCGACGCCGGCTGCGGCAGTGGGCGATACGTGCTGCATGCGCTGCATCGTGGTGCCACGCGGGTCACGGGCGTGGATGCGTCGTCCGCCATGCTCGATCGCGCCAGCGAGGAGCTGGCGGGCGCGCAGGGCCACGCCACCGTCGAACTGGTGCAGGGTGACGTGACGCATCTGCCGATGCCCAACGCCTGGGCCGATCTCACGCTGAGCGGCCTGGTGCTTGGCCACCTCGACAACCTGGAAAGCGCATTGGCGGAGCTGCGACGCGTCACCCGCCCCGGTGGTCTGCTGCTGTGCAGCGACGTGCACCCGGTCGGGCACGCGCTGGGTTGGCTGCGCGATTTCCGGTCCGGCGGCCAACGCTACGCCGTGCGCCACACCACGCATCTGTACAGCCATTGGCACGCCGCATGCGCTGCGCTGGGGCTGGAGATCGAGCACGTGCTCGAACCCATGCTGGATCCCGCGGACATCCCCAAAGGCGCGCATTTCGATCCGCTGGCGCTGGAAGTGCCGGTGGCCATCGTGTTCCAGCTGCGGCGGACGCCCTGA